A part of Maridesulfovibrio hydrothermalis AM13 = DSM 14728 genomic DNA contains:
- the cutA gene encoding divalent-cation tolerance protein CutA: MSVTLVYITAGDAQEAREIGAELVMRHLAACVNIFDKMESMYWWEGEIKTASEVVLIAKTSPELVGKLTEAVKNLHSYDCPCVVALESKEGNEEFFKWVHSHTS; this comes from the coding sequence ATGTCTGTGACGCTGGTATATATTACTGCCGGAGATGCTCAGGAAGCACGTGAAATAGGGGCCGAGCTGGTTATGCGTCACCTTGCCGCCTGTGTTAATATTTTTGATAAAATGGAATCCATGTATTGGTGGGAAGGTGAAATTAAGACTGCCAGCGAAGTCGTACTGATTGCCAAAACAAGTCCTGAACTTGTTGGTAAACTGACTGAAGCTGTGAAAAATCTGCACAGTTATGACTGTCCCTGCGTTGTTGCCCTTGAATCAAAGGAAGGTAACGAGGAGTTTTTTAAGTGGGTACATAGTCATACATCCTAG
- a CDS encoding c-type cytochrome, protein MKFVPALILAGLFAVSGLSVSAPSAADGSALVASKCSACHSMKRICRGIGKKDLTAWEKTNARMVKMGLNVSDEEIALVNNYLANVKPGENTLCK, encoded by the coding sequence ATGAAATTCGTACCAGCTTTGATTCTTGCCGGGCTTTTCGCGGTATCCGGTCTGAGTGTTTCTGCCCCCAGTGCCGCTGACGGTTCCGCTCTTGTTGCTTCCAAGTGCAGTGCTTGTCACAGCATGAAAAGAATTTGCCGCGGCATTGGTAAAAAAGATCTTACAGCATGGGAAAAAACCAATGCAAGAATGGTAAAAATGGGCCTGAATGTATCTGATGAAGAAATTGCTTTGGTCAACAACTATCTGGCTAACGTCAAGCCCGGCGAAAATACTCTCTGCAAGTAG